A region from the Nocardioides exalbidus genome encodes:
- a CDS encoding lysophospholipid acyltransferase family protein, whose protein sequence is MRVRKLERKRGWAFTVAASILKPTLLSATSRTWIDGEKIPATGGCIVAINHISHVDPLLSAHFVYDHGRLPRYLAKSGLFTNKYLGGFLTSAGQIPVERLSRNAVGAYDAAVRAIHDGECIVIYPEGTLTREPDLWPMKGKTGAARIALATGCPVIPVGQWGAQEVLPPYTKTPHLLPRKHVVMKAGDPVDLADLVAAPQSAEVTAEATERIMAAITSLVEDVRGGTAPAERFDPRQLGLRETGNPHEDQTKKRKGSR, encoded by the coding sequence GTGCGCGTCAGGAAGCTGGAGCGGAAGCGCGGCTGGGCCTTCACCGTCGCGGCGAGCATCCTGAAGCCGACCTTGCTGTCCGCGACCTCGCGCACGTGGATCGACGGCGAGAAGATCCCGGCCACCGGCGGCTGCATCGTCGCGATCAACCACATCTCCCACGTCGACCCACTGCTGTCGGCTCACTTCGTCTACGACCACGGCCGGCTGCCGCGCTACCTCGCGAAGTCCGGCCTGTTCACCAACAAGTACCTCGGCGGGTTCCTCACGTCCGCAGGACAGATCCCGGTCGAGCGGTTGAGCCGCAACGCCGTCGGTGCCTACGACGCGGCGGTGCGCGCGATCCACGACGGCGAGTGCATCGTGATCTATCCCGAGGGCACGCTGACGCGCGAGCCCGACCTGTGGCCGATGAAGGGCAAGACCGGCGCCGCCCGGATCGCCCTGGCCACCGGCTGCCCGGTCATCCCGGTCGGACAGTGGGGTGCGCAGGAGGTGCTGCCGCCCTACACGAAGACCCCGCACCTGCTGCCGCGCAAGCACGTCGTGATGAAGGCGGGCGACCCGGTCGACCTCGCCGACCTCGTCGCGGCCCCGCAGTCCGCCGAGGTCACCGCCGAGGCGACCGAGCGGATCATGGCGGCGATCACCTCGCTCGTCGAGGACGTGCGCGGTGGCACCGCCCCCGCCGAACGGTTCGACCCGCGCCAGCTCGGCCTGCGCGAGACCGGCAACCCCCACGAGGACCAGACGAAGAAGAGGAAGGGCAGCCGATGA
- the cofC gene encoding 2-phospho-L-lactate guanylyltransferase, translating to MTSQTPEPLRCVVVVPVKPPAFGKSRLSADEPLDDEARRALAEAFALDTVQAAVSTPGVEAVLVVTDDFRLAATMRAFGAEVMPDGTSEDLNATLVQGAAEVVRRWPGAVPVALCADLPGLRPVELASVLAEVVGEVGLGHEVFVRDHAGSGTTLYAAPAARFSPAFGVDSAARHSGGGAVEVGVAATSVRRDVDDLDDLDAALAAGVGPHTAQASAHLTR from the coding sequence GTGACGTCCCAGACCCCTGAGCCGCTGCGATGCGTGGTCGTCGTACCCGTCAAGCCCCCGGCGTTCGGCAAGTCCCGGCTCTCGGCCGACGAACCCCTCGACGACGAGGCCCGGCGCGCGCTCGCCGAGGCGTTCGCGCTCGACACCGTGCAGGCGGCGGTGTCGACGCCCGGCGTCGAGGCCGTGCTCGTCGTGACCGACGACTTCCGGCTGGCGGCGACGATGCGCGCCTTCGGTGCCGAGGTGATGCCCGACGGCACCAGCGAGGACCTCAACGCGACGCTGGTGCAGGGCGCCGCAGAGGTCGTACGACGCTGGCCGGGCGCCGTGCCCGTGGCGCTGTGCGCCGACCTGCCCGGGCTGCGACCGGTCGAGCTCGCGTCGGTCCTGGCCGAGGTCGTGGGCGAGGTGGGCCTGGGCCACGAGGTGTTCGTGCGCGACCACGCGGGCAGCGGCACGACGTTGTACGCCGCTCCTGCCGCCCGCTTCTCACCGGCGTTCGGCGTCGACTCGGCGGCCCGGCACTCCGGCGGCGGTGCCGTCGAGGTCGGTGTCGCAGCGACGAGCGTGCGTCGCGACGTCGACGACCTCGACGACCTCGACGCGGCCCTGGCGGCCGGCGTCGGCCCACACACCGCGCAGGCGAGTGCCCACCTGACACGCTGA
- a CDS encoding HU family DNA-binding protein, with the protein MNKTELIDALAARYEGNRKQAAHALESVLDTITREVAKGEKVAITGFGSFEKAVRNARWVRNPQTGERIKSKKKSVPKFSAGKELKDVISGAKKLPKLTAANMPKPPAGVRAAAAAVTGAASSTAKKAPAKSAAPAKKAAPAKTAAAKKATPAKKASAKKAAPATTAAKKAPAKKAAPAKTAAAKKATPAKKTAAKTTAAKKAPAKTAAKKAPAKKAPAKKTAKKS; encoded by the coding sequence GTGAACAAGACAGAGCTCATCGACGCGCTCGCCGCGCGTTACGAGGGGAACCGCAAGCAGGCGGCGCACGCGCTCGAGTCGGTGCTCGACACGATCACGCGCGAGGTCGCGAAGGGCGAGAAGGTCGCGATCACGGGCTTCGGCTCCTTCGAGAAGGCCGTGCGCAACGCGCGCTGGGTCCGCAACCCGCAGACGGGTGAGCGGATCAAGTCGAAGAAGAAGTCCGTGCCGAAGTTCTCCGCCGGCAAGGAGCTCAAGGACGTCATCTCGGGTGCGAAGAAGCTTCCCAAGCTGACGGCCGCCAACATGCCGAAGCCGCCCGCCGGTGTGCGCGCTGCGGCTGCGGCCGTGACCGGCGCTGCCTCCTCGACCGCCAAGAAGGCACCGGCCAAGTCGGCGGCGCCGGCGAAGAAGGCTGCTCCTGCCAAGACCGCCGCCGCCAAGAAGGCGACGCCGGCCAAGAAGGCCTCGGCCAAGAAGGCTGCTCCCGCCACCACGGCTGCCAAGAAGGCGCCGGCCAAGAAGGCTGCTCCCGCCAAGACCGCCGCCGCCAAGAAGGCGACGCCGGCCAAGAAGACCGCGGCGAAGACCACCGCGGCCAAGAAGGCGCCGGCCAAGACCGCCGCCAAGAAGGCTCCCGCGAAGAAGGCCCCGGCCAAGAAGACCGCGAAGAAGTCCTGA